The following nucleotide sequence is from Candidatus Flexicrinis affinis.
CCCCAGCCTACACGAGCGTTGGCACCCTGCAGGTCAAGCGGCGCCATGGCTGCCGCAAAACCGGCACTTGTGATTGGTAGCAACAATGGGGTTGACACCGCCATGCTTCCGTGTGATCCGTGCCGTTTGCGCGCGTTTACAGCAGCATACTGACCTAAGGGCGGACCTTTCGTCCGGTACTACCCTGACGACTGTCTTTTTCACGCACAATCTGCCATACGCGCGCCGTTGATAATTTGTACTCGCACGAAATCTGTTTGAGCGTCCAGCCCGCGGCATAGAGTTCGCGCATGCGCGCGTTGCGCTCGGTTTTCGGCGCGTTAAGCGCATTGTCGGGCCGTGTTGGTTCTGAAGCCGTATAGAGCCAGCGCAGGATGAATCCTGAGGCGGATCCGAGCGATGGGATACCGCCCGAAAACGCGCCCGTTGGGGTCATAAATCGCTTCATCACTGTCAGGTGTGGTGAAGCGGTTTTTCGTTCCCTCAAGCTCCCCGTGGCCGTTTGATCCGTCCTCAGGATCGTCAGGCCCGTCGTCATCGTCAAACAGCTCTGCTCGCAGACACAGGTATTGGTCCGCCCAGGGATGCAGTCGGAAATCCACGATTCTTCCATCATCCAGGTCAACGACGAGGTACTCAAACAGACTTGCAGCGAGCCGAGATCTTTCGTCGCTATCCGCGTCGGCCCACAGATCGATCAATCGGCTGAACGCCGCCATCACGTGTTCCAGCTCGAGCGCCTTCTTCTGGTGATCCGTTGTCCGCGCTTCCCAGAACGCGATCTGCCGCTCGCGATCTCCGCGATCCCGATAGAACTCCTCAGCCGTGATGACCGCGTTCTTATACAGGTCCAGCAGATTCGCCAATTGTTGCTTGAGTACGGCAATGGCGGCACGCCGCTCGGCTTCGAAGCCCTCGCGTTCTACGTCGGCCTGACTCGTCCGCAGCGCCAGTTCCAGCATGAGCTGATGGGCTTCCGGCTTCAACGTCATGAGCTGCACGAGCCGCAGGAAGTCGCCTTCGATCTGGTCTGCGCGCACCGATCGCCGGGTACACCCGCACCGTACGCCTTCCGCGTGCCGGTAGCGCGGACGATCCATGTTCGTCCCACTCAGGCGCGATCTGCGCCGCAGATTGCCTTCCTCGCGCGCGATCGCTTCGCATCTGGCGCAGTACAGCAACCGGAGCAGTCCGTACGGATACACCCGATCGACCGATCCGGTCGGACGTGTCGTCACACTGCGCTGCTCCTGCACCCGTGCCACACGGCGAAGGAGGTCGAGGCTGAACACGGCGCGCCCGGTATCGTACAGGACCGCGGCGTTGTCTTCCGTCTCGTGTGCCACTCGCTCCTTGGCCCGACCATCCGTCACGATGCCTGCGTACTCACGCCAGTTGGCTACGACGCGGCGCACGTCGTCACTGCTGAACAGTCGCGGAATCCCCCACCGATCCCGGAACGCCCATCCTTCGCGGGTGAGCGATTTGGCGATGCGGCTGTAACCACCCTTGTTCTCGGCGTATAGCTCGAGGACCCGTCGGGCTGCGTCGTGGTAGCTCCGCCATACGGCCCCCTCAACAGGGGATTCGCCGCCGCTCTCTCCACCTTGCCATCCGCCCGCGGGCAGTTTCCACGCGCCGGCCCCCGACGGAATGAGATAACCATGCGCGTTTCGCACCGTTCCGAACGGCGGCATTCCGACCGTGATCTGCCTGCTCTTGCGGTGCCGGATGCTGTCGCTGGCTCGCCGTGATCCGTCTAGCGCGTACATCTCATCGATGAACGCCTGCATGAAAAGACTCATCCGTCCGTCCGGCGTCTTGATGTCCATCATGCGGTCGGACACCGCGACGTACAGTTTCACGTCGCTGCTGGAGAGTTCGTCGAACAGCTTCAACGCACGCCACGTATTGCGCATGGCTCGCGAGGTATCGTTGACCGCCAAGACGGCGACGTCCGGGTCATTGACGCGCGCCTTCAGAAGCAGCCACTGCGGGCGGTTGCTCTCCTTCGTCCCGGACTTGTGCTTCTCGGCGTCGGCGTACCACTCGGGTATCCAGCCGTACTTGTCACAAGCCGCTTGTAGGTTGGCGCGTTGCCGTTCGGGGCTCTTGAGGTCGGACTCGTTCTTCGTCTGGGAGAGGCGGATGTAACAGAGGGCGACGCGGCGTTCGATGTGCGAAGGGGGATTCCGTTTCATGACAGTCTCCGTAGATAGCAAATGGCACGCCCCCTGCCGACCTGCTAGAGTCTGTCGGTAGGTCGTGCGCTAGGACACATAGTGCAGGACCAGAACGCCGGGGTGTTGACCGCACTTCGGCGTTCGCTTTGGATGCACTCACAGTAATCCGATCGCGAATCCGTGTCAAGTTTTCGCGGCGTGCCGATCGCGGTTGAGTTGACGCACGAGCAGCTCGCTCACGACCTGCAGGAAGTGCGCCAATCCATCGACAACCGATTGTTCAGAATAGCCGGCTTCACCTGACAATTCGGACATCTGCTCACCGATATGTTGGGCGAATCGCTGGAAAACTTCGGCAGTGGGGACGAAATACACGGTCTGAACCGATGCGAGATTCGTCTCGTGCGCTGCGCCGTTGTCTTTGTGCTGGTCTGTGCTCGTGCGAACCAAGCTGTCCCTCATTGATATCTGGACAACTCAGTTTGTCATATCGCGGTCCGCCAACCTGTCGATTTTTCGACTTTCTGCAGAGTAGTTTTTCAGTTCCGGGTGCGATTCTTCCGCCGCGTGTAGATGACGCTTTGATCGTATCCCCGTTTACTATGGCGGTACGGCAGCTCTGACTGGCTCGGCACTGCTGGCATAGCTAGACATTGGCCTGAACGGCGAGCCCTTCTGGCTTGTACGACCACGTTCGGCAAGACCCGACAGAAGTTAGGTGCCGACTTGCGTGTCACACGCCGATTCGCGCCACACGAACTTCGAACGCACGCAGGTGCGTCATGTGGGCGGGGACGCTCCCGCCCACATGCCCCATCGCACCGCAAGGCGCGATGGGGGTGCGCCACGTAGAGGCGCACGTCAGCCCCCACCGGCGCCTGAGGTGGCAAGCTTTTAGCTTGCGAACGGTCCCGCCGCTACGCCAACTCCATAGACGGCAATCTCGGCAGCCTCCAATGCACCCGTCTGCGACGGCTGCATTGCGGCGGGAGCGTGGCATCGCGCCAGCGATGCGGCGCTGCTGTCAAGCGGCGCCATGGCTGCCGCGCCACCCATGGCTTACAGGTCTACCAACAGACACCGTTGGCCGTCGCCTGAGCGTCGCTGGTGCGGACGATAAACGTCGTCACCATGTCGTCGCAGTTCGGCACAACAACGCCCCATCCCCGGCACTCCGCGCCATCCTCAATGGCGAAATAGTCTGTAACCGGATACTCTAAGGAGTAGACTTGGTGGGCGGTAGGACCGCGCTTCGCAAGGGTTACGGACACGGTGACATCCAACGCAAACGGCCTGAGCGCCGAGATGAAGGCGACGCTGTGGGCGGCCGCCGATAAGCTGCGCGGCAACCTCGACGCCGCCGAATACAAGCACGTCGTGCTGGGCCTGATCTTCCTCAAGTACATCTCGGATTCGTTTCAGGAGGTGTACGACCAACTGGCAATGGAGCCCGACGCCGAGACGTACAACATCCCCGAGGACCGCGACGAGTACGCCGCGCGCAACGTGTTCTGGGTGCCGGCGGAGGCGCGCTGGAAGACGCTGCAAGG
It contains:
- a CDS encoding recombinase family protein; the protein is MKRNPPSHIERRVALCYIRLSQTKNESDLKSPERQRANLQAACDKYGWIPEWYADAEKHKSGTKESNRPQWLLLKARVNDPDVAVLAVNDTSRAMRNTWRALKLFDELSSSDVKLYVAVSDRMMDIKTPDGRMSLFMQAFIDEMYALDGSRRASDSIRHRKSRQITVGMPPFGTVRNAHGYLIPSGAGAWKLPAGGWQGGESGGESPVEGAVWRSYHDAARRVLELYAENKGGYSRIAKSLTREGWAFRDRWGIPRLFSSDDVRRVVANWREYAGIVTDGRAKERVAHETEDNAAVLYDTGRAVFSLDLLRRVARVQEQRSVTTRPTGSVDRVYPYGLLRLLYCARCEAIAREEGNLRRRSRLSGTNMDRPRYRHAEGVRCGCTRRSVRADQIEGDFLRLVQLMTLKPEAHQLMLELALRTSQADVEREGFEAERRAAIAVLKQQLANLLDLYKNAVITAEEFYRDRGDRERQIAFWEARTTDHQKKALELEHVMAAFSRLIDLWADADSDERSRLAASLFEYLVVDLDDGRIVDFRLHPWADQYLCLRAELFDDDDGPDDPEDGSNGHGELEGTKNRFTTPDSDEAIYDPNGRVFGRYPIARIRLRIHPALALYGFRTNTARQCA